In Streptomyces chartreusis, the following proteins share a genomic window:
- a CDS encoding methyltransferase, which translates to MITTLSGDTSRLLATVDFVKEQDTATLLPLLLPGLDGPELHTLVEHCRFSHAALLVLPSDEAELDAMLADCGLVATLPAQPSVVVRGRLAVRHRRRADELDVRILRPAVAGADGAQRMVEVFALTVPPGSGLDSIAAHEREHQHEAHVAFEVPVPDPLVLRGLCATFARYGARPDGGGYNPHENGTVFYFAAPDEAKAGYRRVELYVPGDHRDVLAGHLDEHRARQPAETLLRLLTGAWTTQALAAFAQLRVPDAMDRERGIGVEDLAREVGAKPRNLATLLRYLVMLGAVAEGRDGFRLTASGALLRTDAPGSMRALALMYGGPFYQSFAGLGHTVRTGQVAFEHLFGENHFDHFARDPRLAELFDRSMAAGSAMFDPVPTHPVLTAAAEAPGGATVVDVAGGNGELLGRILAAHPHLNGILLERPHAVEAARHRLEEAGHGTRCAFLAGDFADVPAGGDVYVLSRILHDWDDERCREILRHCARAMPGHADLLVVERVLPSDGSVSLATAWDLHMMCNVGGRERRADHYGQLFADAGLALVDRAPLPLDGHVLHVRKAAPAPA; encoded by the coding sequence ATGATCACGACGTTGTCGGGCGACACGTCCCGCCTGCTCGCGACGGTCGACTTCGTCAAGGAGCAGGACACCGCCACGCTGCTCCCGCTGCTGCTGCCCGGACTCGACGGTCCGGAGCTGCACACGCTCGTGGAGCACTGCCGCTTCTCCCATGCCGCGCTGCTCGTCCTCCCGTCGGACGAGGCGGAGTTGGACGCCATGCTCGCCGACTGCGGGCTTGTCGCGACCCTGCCGGCGCAGCCGAGCGTCGTCGTACGCGGACGGCTGGCCGTGCGTCATCGGCGGCGGGCCGACGAGCTGGACGTCCGTATCCTGCGCCCCGCCGTGGCCGGCGCGGACGGGGCGCAGCGCATGGTCGAGGTGTTCGCGCTGACCGTGCCACCGGGGTCGGGACTGGACTCGATCGCCGCGCACGAGCGGGAGCATCAGCACGAGGCGCACGTCGCCTTCGAGGTGCCGGTGCCCGACCCGCTGGTGCTGCGTGGTCTGTGCGCGACCTTCGCCCGGTACGGGGCCCGCCCGGACGGCGGCGGCTACAACCCGCACGAGAACGGCACGGTCTTCTACTTCGCGGCACCCGACGAGGCCAAGGCCGGTTACCGGCGCGTGGAGTTGTACGTCCCCGGCGACCACCGCGACGTACTCGCCGGCCACCTCGACGAGCATCGGGCACGGCAACCCGCCGAAACGCTCCTTCGCCTGCTGACCGGGGCGTGGACGACGCAGGCGCTGGCCGCGTTCGCGCAGCTGCGGGTGCCCGACGCCATGGACCGCGAGCGCGGGATCGGCGTCGAGGACCTGGCGCGGGAGGTCGGCGCGAAGCCGCGGAATCTGGCGACCCTGCTGCGTTATCTCGTGATGCTGGGCGCGGTGGCGGAGGGCCGCGACGGGTTCCGGCTCACCGCGTCGGGCGCACTGCTGCGCACGGACGCCCCGGGGTCGATGCGGGCGCTGGCGCTGATGTACGGCGGCCCGTTCTACCAGTCCTTCGCGGGGCTCGGGCACACCGTGCGCACGGGGCAGGTCGCCTTCGAGCACCTCTTCGGCGAGAACCACTTCGACCACTTCGCCCGCGACCCCCGACTCGCTGAACTCTTCGACCGGTCCATGGCCGCCGGGTCCGCCATGTTCGACCCGGTCCCCACGCACCCGGTGCTCACCGCGGCGGCCGAGGCACCCGGCGGGGCCACCGTGGTCGACGTCGCCGGCGGCAACGGGGAACTCCTCGGCCGTATCCTCGCCGCGCACCCGCACCTGAACGGGATCCTGCTGGAGCGCCCGCACGCGGTCGAGGCCGCCCGCCACCGGCTGGAGGAGGCCGGCCACGGCACGCGATGCGCCTTCCTGGCCGGTGACTTCGCGGACGTACCCGCGGGCGGTGACGTCTACGTCCTCTCGCGCATCCTGCACGACTGGGACGACGAACGCTGCCGCGAGATCCTGCGCCACTGCGCCCGCGCGATGCCCGGCCACGCCGATCTGCTCGTCGTCGAGCGAGTGCTGCCCTCGGACGGCTCGGTCTCGCTGGCCACCGCCTGGGACCTGCACATGATGTGCAACGTCGGCGGGCGCGAACGGCGGGCCGACCACTACGGCCAGCTGTTCGCCGACGCCGGTCTCGCCCTGGTGGACCGGGCGCCGCTGCCGCTCGACGGCCATGTGCTGCACGTCAGAAAGGCGGCGCCGGCGCCGGCCTGA
- a CDS encoding protein kinase domain-containing protein: MTPLSTGDPESIGGYTLLGRLGAGGMGVVYLGVSASGRQVAVKLVRESYAQEEEFRTRFRQEIAAARRVSGAFTAPVVDADPDADRPWMATLYVPGPTLAEVVEKDGPLNLRELRTLGLGLAEALRDIHRAGLVHRDLKPGNVLMTEDGPRVIDFGISRASDNQSLTVTGRIIGTPPFMSPEQLASPREVTPTSDVFSLGSLLVFAAVGTGPFDADSPYMTGYQVLHEPPDLDGVPEPLLAVVGRCLDKDPSARPELVDLHRSLQTLPQSDATAPPRTREPAKPRPGPAPWGTATAAGDTPTRTGRPRRPRMLLAALGTALAVTGLVAGMAAYMSGGDTTTNVSDSATPARTASLPDGWRPWHKALRYDVRGIPLDYQSPGCVAAGTALFCGGTGVTVARVDAASGRTVWRAGDRPQGVRPIGVRDGLVYVYEDPDDATRRVVALDAGTGQRRWQRDISKSEDALLYDGGLLTLSPDASRFVAYGRGGKELWQAPSLDEYCTPKVLGGAPYALCSAGREPGQAPADLMKLEPGSLSETATLPRKAEALGALGGHPLFLAPQTAKDVYEAGYERPYNALLRVDPKTGQVRRTSLARPLTGAATLVDGVVYFVRSNGSVTAVSADSGKQLWQKATETESLSAPAVSARYERVYFSNRFGRLLALDSRTGAEVWRTAALDDPGDKAQNTPPRVLLVKDAIVATAGDTVFSRGPDGDD, encoded by the coding sequence ATGACGCCCCTGAGCACCGGGGACCCGGAGTCCATAGGCGGGTACACCCTGCTCGGCCGACTCGGGGCGGGCGGCATGGGTGTCGTCTATCTGGGAGTCTCCGCATCGGGGCGGCAGGTCGCGGTCAAGCTGGTACGCGAGTCGTATGCCCAGGAGGAGGAGTTCCGGACGCGCTTCCGGCAGGAGATCGCCGCGGCGCGCAGAGTGAGCGGCGCGTTCACCGCGCCCGTCGTGGACGCCGATCCGGACGCCGACCGGCCGTGGATGGCGACGCTGTACGTGCCGGGACCCACCCTCGCCGAAGTCGTCGAGAAGGACGGCCCGCTGAACCTGCGGGAACTGCGCACGCTGGGGCTGGGCCTCGCCGAGGCGCTGCGCGACATCCACCGGGCGGGCCTGGTGCACCGGGACCTCAAGCCGGGCAATGTCCTGATGACCGAGGACGGGCCCCGCGTCATCGACTTCGGCATATCCCGGGCCTCCGACAACCAGAGCCTCACCGTGACCGGGCGCATCATCGGCACCCCGCCTTTCATGTCGCCGGAACAGCTGGCCTCCCCGCGCGAGGTCACCCCGACCTCGGACGTGTTCTCGCTGGGGTCGCTGCTGGTGTTCGCGGCCGTCGGCACGGGGCCGTTCGACGCCGACAGCCCCTATATGACCGGTTATCAGGTCCTGCACGAGCCCCCGGACCTCGACGGGGTGCCAGAACCGCTCCTCGCCGTCGTCGGGCGCTGCCTCGACAAGGACCCGTCCGCCCGGCCCGAACTCGTGGACCTGCACCGCAGTCTCCAGACGCTGCCGCAGTCCGACGCCACCGCGCCCCCGAGGACCAGGGAGCCCGCGAAACCCCGTCCCGGCCCCGCCCCTTGGGGCACTGCCACCGCCGCAGGTGACACCCCGACCCGCACCGGCAGGCCGCGCCGCCCCCGGATGCTGCTCGCCGCCCTAGGCACGGCGCTGGCCGTCACGGGCCTGGTCGCGGGGATGGCTGCCTACATGTCGGGCGGGGACACGACCACCAACGTCTCCGACTCCGCGACCCCCGCCCGCACCGCGTCACTGCCCGACGGCTGGCGACCGTGGCACAAGGCCCTGCGGTACGACGTGCGGGGCATCCCCCTCGACTACCAGAGCCCCGGATGCGTGGCGGCGGGGACCGCCCTGTTCTGCGGCGGAACCGGCGTCACGGTCGCCCGGGTCGACGCCGCCTCGGGCCGCACCGTGTGGCGGGCCGGCGACCGCCCGCAGGGGGTGCGGCCGATCGGCGTCCGCGACGGGCTGGTCTACGTGTACGAGGACCCGGACGACGCGACCAGGCGTGTGGTGGCCCTCGACGCCGGTACCGGGCAACGGCGTTGGCAGCGCGACATCAGCAAGTCCGAGGACGCGCTCCTGTACGACGGCGGACTGCTGACCCTGTCCCCCGACGCCTCGCGGTTCGTCGCGTACGGGCGGGGCGGCAAGGAGCTGTGGCAGGCGCCCTCGCTGGACGAGTACTGCACCCCGAAGGTGCTGGGCGGCGCCCCGTACGCCCTGTGCTCGGCCGGCCGCGAGCCCGGCCAGGCCCCCGCCGACCTGATGAAGCTCGAACCGGGCAGCCTGTCGGAGACCGCCACCCTGCCCCGGAAGGCGGAGGCGCTCGGCGCGCTCGGCGGGCACCCCTTGTTCCTCGCGCCCCAGACCGCGAAGGACGTCTACGAGGCCGGATACGAGCGGCCGTACAACGCGCTGCTGCGCGTGGACCCGAAGACCGGGCAGGTCAGGCGGACATCGCTGGCACGTCCGCTGACCGGCGCGGCCACGCTGGTCGACGGCGTCGTCTACTTCGTACGCTCCAACGGGTCGGTCACCGCGGTGTCGGCGGACAGCGGGAAACAGCTCTGGCAGAAGGCCACGGAAACGGAGAGCCTGTCCGCGCCCGCGGTGTCGGCGCGATACGAACGCGTCTATTTCTCCAACCGCTTCGGCCGTCTGCTGGCCCTCGACAGCCGCACCGGAGCGGAGGTGTGGCGCACCGCCGCCCTGGACGACCCCGGCGACAAGGCCCAGAACACCCCGCCGCGCGTACTGCTCGTGAAGGACGCGATCGTGGCTACGGCCGGCGACACGGTGTTCTCCCGGGGGCCGGACGGGGACGACTGA
- a CDS encoding ATP-binding protein codes for MNAQRRNTRSLHIPAQPEQVPLARRAVLDILNGWGVPTGSEAVHALRLIASELLTNVVLHASAATVHIGVVLELCDGAWIRMGVHDGHPECPAPGDSDTEATHGRGLRIVHALLEELNGVVLTERTEDGGKTVWVELPCRVDADRPTLVSRPRPAPGRTPCRRP; via the coding sequence ATGAACGCTCAGCGCCGGAACACCCGGTCCCTGCACATCCCCGCGCAGCCCGAGCAGGTCCCTCTCGCGCGCCGAGCCGTCCTGGACATCCTCAACGGCTGGGGGGTCCCGACCGGCAGCGAGGCCGTCCACGCGCTACGGCTGATCGCCTCGGAGCTGCTGACCAACGTCGTGCTCCACGCGTCGGCGGCCACCGTGCACATCGGTGTCGTACTGGAACTGTGCGACGGCGCCTGGATCCGCATGGGAGTGCACGACGGGCATCCCGAGTGCCCCGCCCCCGGCGACAGCGACACCGAGGCCACCCACGGCCGCGGCCTGAGGATCGTGCACGCCCTGCTGGAGGAGCTGAACGGGGTCGTGCTCACCGAACGGACCGAGGACGGGGGCAAGACCGTCTGGGTCGAGCTGCCCTGCCGGGTGGACGCGGACCGTCCGACCCTGGTCAGTCGTCCCCGTCCGGCCCCCGGGAGAACACCGTGTCGCCGGCCGTAG
- a CDS encoding ArsR/SmtB family transcription factor — MSVVLSLAGASPSCVSAGASPLAELGAALHAYTEAEHHPRALRWVRGLDADGPDGDGSTRDGASTSTLTPRLRRRIRDWAPLWASYRARYLFPLSASGDRPLDAELTDLAELPLPLFVELTGYAIRGGNSGAPLDRVLDDREQREGLLTAAEQRSTARAELARRLLAAPEPLRADLLDLLAQAARALEPDLARAARMIAGQLPRLRDSLEHCGPGRTLADLDSTASYRDEPPRVVFDKFHHGIVNVATTPVLVVPSAFGRPHLLVKHEPGLAAVVHYPLVPDGDDQPGYAVVHRRLEAMRDPGRQRIARAIAREPLTPSALADRSGMTLPQVSRHLARLREAGLVTVERDGRRAYYQLHLERVRSIGEDLLTALFH, encoded by the coding sequence ATGAGCGTCGTCCTTTCGCTCGCCGGGGCCTCCCCCTCCTGCGTGTCCGCGGGTGCTTCGCCGCTCGCCGAGCTGGGCGCGGCGCTCCACGCCTATACGGAGGCCGAGCATCATCCGCGTGCGCTCCGCTGGGTCCGCGGGCTCGACGCGGATGGCCCCGACGGTGACGGATCCACGCGCGACGGGGCGTCCACCTCCACTCTCACCCCCCGTCTGAGGCGGCGCATCAGGGACTGGGCGCCGCTGTGGGCCTCCTACCGGGCGCGGTACCTGTTCCCGCTGAGCGCCTCGGGGGATAGGCCGCTCGACGCCGAGCTCACCGACCTGGCGGAGCTGCCGCTGCCGCTCTTCGTCGAACTCACCGGATACGCGATCCGAGGCGGCAACTCGGGCGCCCCGCTGGACCGGGTGCTGGACGACCGCGAGCAGCGCGAGGGCCTGCTGACGGCGGCCGAGCAGCGCTCCACCGCCCGCGCCGAACTGGCCCGCAGGCTCCTCGCCGCCCCGGAACCCCTGCGCGCCGACCTCCTCGACCTGCTGGCCCAGGCGGCCCGGGCCCTGGAACCGGACCTCGCCAGGGCGGCCCGCATGATCGCCGGGCAGCTGCCGCGGCTGCGGGACTCCCTGGAGCACTGCGGTCCCGGCAGAACGCTGGCGGACCTGGATTCCACGGCGTCGTACCGGGACGAACCGCCGCGCGTGGTCTTCGACAAGTTCCACCACGGAATCGTGAACGTCGCCACCACCCCGGTGCTGGTCGTACCGTCCGCCTTCGGCCGCCCCCACCTGCTGGTCAAGCACGAACCGGGGCTGGCTGCGGTCGTCCACTACCCCCTGGTGCCGGACGGCGACGACCAGCCCGGCTACGCGGTGGTGCACCGACGTCTCGAGGCCATGCGGGACCCGGGACGCCAGCGGATCGCACGGGCCATCGCCCGGGAACCCCTCACCCCCTCGGCACTGGCGGACCGCAGCGGCATGACCCTGCCGCAGGTCTCCCGCCATCTGGCCAGGCTGCGCGAGGCCGGCCTCGTCACGGTCGAGCGCGACGGCAGGCGGGCCTACTACCAGCTGCATCTGGAACGCGTACGCAGCATCGGCGAGGACCTGCTCACCGCACTGTTCCACTGA